One genomic region from Thalassotalea sp. PS06 encodes:
- a CDS encoding CoA pyrophosphatase yields the protein MKKSEFIQRFSLASLDSSCQEFRYPGTLKNASVLIPLQETEAGLEVILTRRADHLYHHPGQVSFPGGKCEESDISVVDTALRESHEEIGIIQDDVEILGQLRQYHTITGYLITPIIGFIPPHYPFIIDDNEVAEVFSVPLSHFLDESNHLRVKVSRRGMTHKIYFMPYMTYNIWGATAAIIKDLVKHLK from the coding sequence GTGAAGAAATCGGAATTTATTCAACGCTTTTCATTAGCTTCACTTGATTCCAGTTGTCAGGAGTTTCGATACCCTGGCACATTGAAAAATGCCAGTGTCCTGATCCCGCTACAGGAAACTGAAGCCGGTCTTGAGGTAATTCTTACACGCCGTGCCGACCACCTATATCACCATCCGGGCCAGGTAAGCTTTCCCGGGGGAAAGTGCGAAGAAAGCGATATCAGTGTTGTCGACACCGCTTTAAGAGAATCTCATGAAGAAATTGGCATTATTCAGGACGATGTCGAGATCCTTGGCCAGTTGCGCCAGTATCACACCATTACCGGTTACCTGATTACCCCGATTATTGGTTTTATTCCACCCCATTACCCTTTCATCATTGATGACAATGAAGTTGCAGAAGTATTTTCAGTGCCTTTGTCTCACTTTCTTGACGAAAGTAATCACCTTCGAGTCAAAGTATCCCGCCGCGGGATGACCCACAAAATCTATTTTATGCCCTACATGACATATAATATCTGGGGAGCGACGGCTGCGATCATCAAAGATTTGGTAAAACACCTCAAATAA
- a CDS encoding L-serine ammonia-lyase: MISVFDMFSIGIGPSSSHTVGPMRAANRFIDALLEQDLFTKVERVKVELFGSLGQTGIGHGTGKAVILGLHGEAPETINVSVIDQILETTVNTEKVHLNNEHFIDFPKNESIIYHRKKTLPAHANAMTIYAYANDKVILEKTYYSIGGGFIVEDCDFEKEKNKALSLHLNVERPYRFTSADELLTLCQETGLSISSIMMANEKCLNDERFIRDELLKIWQAMADCVERGMSTEGILPGGLKVVRRAPSLFRSLSVEKNADPLQAMDWVNLFALAVNEENAAGSQVVTAPTNGAAGILPAVLCYYDKFVKPLSEDDCIRYLLTAAAIGILYKTNASISGAEVGCQGEVGVACSMAAGALTEIIGGNPRQVENAAEIGMEHNLGLTCDPVGGLVQVPCIERNAMGAVKAINASRLAMRGTGNQKVSLDKVIKTMWETGNDMKTKYKETSRGGLAVNIIEC; the protein is encoded by the coding sequence ATGATTAGTGTATTTGATATGTTTTCAATCGGTATTGGTCCTTCCAGTTCTCATACGGTCGGCCCAATGCGTGCAGCAAACCGATTTATCGATGCCCTGCTTGAACAGGATCTATTTACTAAAGTTGAACGCGTCAAGGTTGAACTGTTTGGTTCTCTAGGCCAGACAGGTATTGGTCACGGCACCGGCAAAGCCGTGATCCTTGGCCTTCACGGGGAAGCGCCGGAAACGATTAATGTCAGCGTTATTGACCAGATTCTGGAAACTACGGTCAATACCGAAAAAGTGCACCTTAACAACGAGCACTTTATCGATTTCCCAAAAAATGAATCCATTATTTATCATCGCAAGAAAACCCTGCCGGCTCATGCCAATGCGATGACCATTTATGCCTATGCTAATGACAAGGTGATCCTGGAAAAAACCTACTATTCCATCGGCGGTGGTTTTATCGTTGAAGATTGCGATTTTGAAAAGGAGAAAAATAAAGCCTTATCTCTACACCTGAACGTAGAGCGTCCTTATCGTTTTACCAGTGCCGATGAACTTCTTACACTGTGCCAGGAAACAGGCCTTAGTATCAGCTCGATTATGATGGCGAATGAAAAATGCCTGAATGACGAGCGTTTTATCCGTGATGAACTACTGAAAATCTGGCAGGCAATGGCCGATTGTGTAGAGCGCGGAATGAGCACCGAGGGCATATTGCCCGGTGGTCTCAAGGTCGTGCGTCGCGCCCCGAGCCTGTTTCGCTCGTTATCGGTAGAAAAGAATGCCGATCCGCTGCAGGCAATGGACTGGGTAAACTTATTTGCCCTTGCGGTTAACGAAGAAAACGCCGCTGGCTCTCAGGTAGTCACCGCTCCTACCAATGGCGCTGCTGGTATCCTGCCGGCAGTGCTTTGCTATTACGATAAATTTGTAAAACCGTTATCCGAAGACGATTGTATTCGCTACTTACTTACCGCTGCAGCAATTGGAATTTTATATAAAACCAATGCCTCGATTTCCGGTGCGGAAGTTGGTTGTCAGGGTGAAGTTGGCGTTGCCTGCTCAATGGCGGCCGGTGCTTTGACAGAAATAATTGGCGGTAATCCGAGACAGGTAGAGAATGCCGCAGAAATCGGCATGGAGCACAATCTTGGCCTAACCTGTGATCCTGTTGGTGGCCTGGTTCAGGTGCCGTGTATCGAACGCAATGCCATGGGCGCGGTGAAAGCAATTAATGCTTCTCGTCTGGCAATGCGAGGCACTGGCAATCAAAAGGTTTCTCTGGACAAGGTAATCAAAACCATGTGGGAAACGGGTAATGATATGAAGACCAAGTACAAAGAGACGTCTCGGGGTGGCTTAGCGGTTAACATAATCGAGTGTTAA
- the cysB gene encoding HTH-type transcriptional regulator CysB yields MKLQQLKYIVEVLNNNLNVSATAESLFTSQPGISKQVRMLEDELGVQIFGRSGKHLTHVTQAGQEIIKISADILSKVEGIKSVAREYTQPDEGRLRIATTHTQARYALPDVIQGFVKKFDKVSLHMYQGTPAQISDAAAKGEADFAIATESLHLYNDLIMLPCYHWNRSIIVRKDHPLAKVSKLTIEDVAAHPLVTYVFGFTGRSVLDKAFQSADLEPKIVFTATDADVIKTYVRLGVGIGVIATMAIDPVQDKDLVVIDASHLFEPSTTKIGFRRGTFLRTYMFDFIERFAPHLNKDVVTKAMLLKNNDEIEAFLSDVTLPMR; encoded by the coding sequence ATGAAACTACAACAGCTAAAATACATTGTCGAAGTTCTGAACAATAACCTTAATGTATCGGCCACCGCCGAATCGCTTTTTACGTCACAGCCAGGTATTTCCAAGCAGGTAAGAATGCTGGAAGATGAGTTGGGCGTACAGATTTTTGGTCGCAGTGGTAAGCACCTGACCCACGTCACTCAAGCGGGTCAGGAAATCATTAAGATATCCGCCGATATTCTTTCCAAAGTTGAAGGCATCAAATCCGTTGCCCGTGAATACACCCAACCTGACGAGGGGCGCTTACGTATCGCAACGACTCATACTCAGGCCCGTTATGCATTACCAGACGTGATCCAGGGATTCGTGAAAAAGTTTGATAAAGTGTCATTGCACATGTATCAGGGGACACCGGCACAAATCAGTGATGCCGCGGCCAAAGGCGAAGCGGATTTTGCTATCGCAACCGAATCTTTGCATCTGTACAACGACTTAATTATGTTGCCTTGTTATCACTGGAATCGCAGCATCATTGTTCGTAAAGATCATCCATTGGCGAAAGTTAGCAAACTGACTATCGAAGATGTTGCAGCCCATCCATTGGTGACTTATGTGTTTGGTTTTACCGGCCGCTCAGTATTGGATAAGGCCTTCCAAAGTGCGGATTTAGAGCCGAAAATCGTATTTACAGCCACCGATGCCGATGTGATTAAAACCTATGTCCGTCTGGGCGTTGGTATTGGCGTTATCGCGACCATGGCAATCGATCCGGTTCAGGATAAAGATTTAGTGGTTATCGATGCTTCGCACCTATTTGAACCAAGTACCACCAAGATCGGCTTCAGACGCGGTACTTTCTTAAGAACTTATATGTTTGATTTCATCGAGCGTTTTGCGCCACATTTAAACAAAGATGTGGTTACTAAAGCGATGCTGTTGAAGAACAATGATGAGATTGAAGCTTTCTTGAGTGATGTGACGTTACCGATGCGGTAA